The genomic window CGCTTGCACCGACGGAACCCACCTTGAAAAACGCAATGCCCGTCACCCTCTGGAGCACTGGTTGGCCCGCAAAACCTTTTATGTGCAGAACCTCCACCACAAGAGCTTTTCTGCCCGTCTGGTGGGCCTTGCCGACAAAGTGCACAACGCCAGAGCCATTCTGGAAGATTACACCCACCTGAACGATGAAACATGGAAGCGCTTCAAAACAGGCAAATGGGGAACCCTCTGGTACTACCGCGCCCTCAGGGATGGCTATTCCCCCACCCCTCAGGACCCCGAAGGATACTGCCACCTGTACCAGCTTTTCGAGGATGTCACCTACACTCTGGAGCACCTGACCGGGGTGGAACACCTGTCCACCGAAGATTTGCGAGGAAGGGTGTTGGTTTAATGGCCGAGGGCACAGAGCTCAGGGC from Deinococcus misasensis DSM 22328 includes these protein-coding regions:
- a CDS encoding HD domain-containing protein, with translation MQLTDLYQQALVFAFVHHQHHERKGSGIPYMAHLLSVSSLVLEHGGTEKEAIAALLHDVLEDVGDHLKTEIQDKFGEEVLQVVLACTDGTHLEKRNARHPLEHWLARKTFYVQNLHHKSFSARLVGLADKVHNARAILEDYTHLNDETWKRFKTGKWGTLWYYRALRDGYSPTPQDPEGYCHLYQLFEDVTYTLEHLTGVEHLSTEDLRGRVLV